CGAACATAATATACAGAAGCACATTTAGATTTATAAGCTCTGATGTAAGCTTTATTTAGATCTCTAGTAGTAGCAGTATCGTTCATAAATAAAGTTAATGAAATTGCTTGGTCTACGTGTTTTTGAGCTTGAGCACAGATATCAATATAAGGGTTAGGACCTAATTCGTAAGCACCATCCTTGTAGTATTTGTAGTTGTGTTCATTTAATTTGTAAGCTAAAGAATACACCCGACCAATTTTACCTTCTTTACGAACTTCAACTGGTGCTACAACTGGTTGGATAGAAGGTGTACAAGAAGATAGATAAGAGATACTACCAGTAGGAGCAATTGCTAGTAGATGAGCGTTAGCTAAACCAGTTTTTTTGATCTCTTCAGTAAGTGCTTGTCAATCAGCTTGAGTTGGAACTTTGATCTTGTAATTACTAAAGATCTCTTTAATCTTTGGATTTTTGATTACATAAGTGTTTGGATCACACTTAGTGTATTTATCAAAGTAAGAACCGTCTGCATACTTAGATGTTTTAAAGTTAGCATAAGTTTGTTTTTGTTCAACAGCTAAACGGTTAGATGCTTTGAAAGCATAATAAGCTAATGTATAGAAGAAGAAATCAGTAAATTCAAGTGCTTCTGGAGAATCATAATAAATCTCATGTGTTGCTAAAAATCCATGTAGATTCATTGCACCTAAACCTAATGCGTGGTTATTAGCATTACCATTTTTAACAGAAGGAGCACAATCTAAATTAGCACTCTTAGAAACGTGGTCTAATGATTTAATTGCGTAATAAACTGAATCTTCAAAACGTTCAGCTGAACGCATCATCTTATCAATATTAACTGAACCTAAGTTACATGAAATATCTTGTCCTAATTTCTTAATTGAAAAATCTTCATTATATTCAGTTGATGTTGAACTTTGGACGATCTCAGAACATAAGTTTGACATCACAATTCGTCCAGCATTAGGGTTACGGTTATTAACCGTATCATCAAATAATAAGTAAGGATAACCTGATTCAAAGTGTAATTCAGCGATCGTTTGGAAGAACTTGCGTGCTGAAATATACGTCTTTTTAATTCTAGGGTTATTAACCATATTGTGGTATTCTTCAGTTACTTTGATATCTGAGAATGGTTTACCATATTCTCTTTGAACATCATAAGGTGAGAATAATGCCATCTGTTCGTTGTTTTTAGCTAGTTCAAAAGTAATATCAGGAACAACTAATCCAAGAGCTAATGATTTAATGCGGATCTTTTCGTCAGCGTTTTCACGTTTAGAATCTAAGAACACCATTACATCAGGGTGATGAGCGTGTAAGTAAGCAACACCTACACCAGGTCTTTGACCTAATTGGTTTGCATATGAAAATGAGTCTTCAAGAATCTTCATTACTGGAATAACACCAGAAGCTTGACCTTCGATGTTCTTAATTGGTGCACCAAACTCTCTTAAGTTGGTTAAACAAAGTGCTACACCACCACCACGTTTAGATAATTGTAATGAAGTAACAATTGCGCGCCCAATTGATTCCATGTTATCTTCTACACGTAATAGATAACATGAAACGTATTCTCCACGTTGTTTTTTACCCGCGTTTAAAAACGTTGGAGTAGCTGGTTGGAAACGTCCTGATAAGATCTCAATTAAGATGTTCTTAACGTTTTGAAAATTTTTGCCACCTAAAAATAGCGCGTTCATTAAACAACGTTCGCTGTAAGTTTCATAGAACTCTTTACCATCATTACTTTTTAAACAATAAGAGTTATAAAACTTGAAAGCTCCCATGAATGAAGGAAATTCGTGATCAAATTCTTTGATCACACCATATAGTTCTTCAAGTTGTTCTTTGCTAACGTTCTCAACAACTTCTTTTTCATAGAAGTCGTTTTTAATTAAATAGTCCATTCGCTCATGGATCGAGTTAAATTTCTTAGTTCTTGGTTTAACATGCACTTGCATATAAAGTGCAACTGCTTTGGCATCATTAAGTACTGAGTTTTTACCCTCATCTAGTTTACTCATTGCATTGTATGCCAAATATCCATTAGCTTCTTTGAAACTATCGCTCATTTTCCGTTACCTTTTCTGTCTTATTAGTTTTTATTGTTTCTGTTATTAATTTATAAAAAATTTCAAATTTTTTATTCTTGGTTTATTAGTATATATTTATTCTTCCCAATTTCACAATTTATGTATTCGTTCACGAACTAATTCTTCGTCATATTTAGTTCCGATTAGTTCAAAAACGTGTAATAATGGGACGTGTAGCTTTGCTCTAAGAACATGACCTGCTAGTCCAAAGGTCTCACCAAAGTTAGTATTACCACTAGCTACAACTCCAACACAGTGTTCTCGGTTCTGTACTTTATTAAGAAATTTAATCACTTGTCTGGGTACAGACCCTTTAAAGTCGTCCAATCCTCCAGCATAGGTGGGGCAAATTAAAACGTAGTCGTAATCAACTTCGATCTCTTCGCTTAGTTTAATTGGAATTCTTGTCGCAGGCAAGCCTAATTTATCACAAAACTTTTTGGTATTTTCAGTAGTGCTTGAGAAATAAACAACACGCATTTCTCCAGTGGGTTTTCTTTTAGGAACATTTAGTTTCGGCGTGTTTTCCATAATTAGAACTCCCAGTCGTCGTCTTGAGTTTCTTCTGTTACACCCATGATGTACGAACTTCCATTACCACTAAAGAAATCGTGGTTTTCATCAGCTCTAGCTGATAATTGGGCAAAAACTTCTGGTGAGATTTTTGTTTCTTCTGGAGTGAACGGTGATTCGTAACCACAGTTTTGTAAGAACTTACCAGCATTGTATAAACTAAATGCGATTGCTTCATCAGCTAAACCAAAACCATCATATAGTTCTCTTAAGAAGTCTTTTTCTAATTCGATTAATTTATATAGGATTTCAAAAACGAATTTCTTGTATTCTTCTTGCTTTTCTTTAGGTAGCTTTTGTACTTTAAGACGGTACTTGTAACCTGAATAATAGTTATGAATTACCTTATCTCTTAAGATTAGTCGAATAATGTCGCTGGTGTTTGGCAATTTACCTCTAGCTGCTAGATAAAACGGCAAATAAAAACCACCGTATAGTAAAAATCCAGGCATTAAAGCTGCTGCAATTTTAGACTTTAAAGGATCGTCTGAAGTATAGTAAGGTACTAAAAATTTAGCTCTAGCTTGTAACTTTTCATTGTTAATTACTCACTCATGAGCTTCTTCGATCTCATCACTTGTATTAAGAGTTGAGAAGATAGTTCCATAACTACGTGCATGAACTCCCACCATGAAAGAGAAATTCGCATAAACAAACTGTTCATGGTCAGTTAGTGAGTTAGGGATTTGAGCAATATCACCTAGAGTACATTGAATTGTGTCCAAAAGTGTTAACCCTGTAAATGTTCTAGTTACTAATTGTTTTCATTCAGGAGTTAATTCATTTCAAGACTTCAAGTCATTTGAAACAGGTATTTTTTCTGGTAATCAGAAGTTTTGAGTAACTCTTGTTCAAACTTCTAAATCCTTTGGGTCATTAATTACGTTCCAATTGATTGAACGCATAACACCTTTTTGTCCGTTAGCAACATAGCCTAGAGGACTAAATGATTTGTCATAATATTTGTTGTTATTTGACATACAAAAGAACCTTTTCTAAATAATTTAAAACAAGTGTAGTCTAAAAAAGAAATATTATTTTTATAAAAATTAGGGCTTAATGTTTATAAAAATAATATTTGCCTAGTTGCGAATTGCTACTAAACCCCTTTTAGCCTCTTAACAATTGTAAAAGAAAAATAAGCCATAATAATACAAATTATATTTATATTTATATTTGTATTATTAAAGAATCTTGCCATTCTCCTTTATTTTAGTGACTTTACGTGCATAATAAAAGGATAAAAAAATTTGACATTTTAAAAAAACAACCCAAAAAAATTTTTCTAAACTCCTCACTAAAGCTATGTCAAAATTGTTAATTTGGATGAATTTTTCAGGTCGAAAATCTATAAAAAATCAGATAAGCTAAACCCAAAAAGTTCAAAACCCTTTATTTTAAAAGGTTTTGAACAAATATCTACTTACCTGAGCTTAATTTTTTCAGATCATTATTTTTAAGATAATTTTTTAATTATAACTATATTAATAGTTAACTAGTTGATTTTTTTTAAAAGGGGTAGGTTATGAAAACATATTTAGATTTGTTAGAAAAAGTTATGACCAAAGGTGAGGTTAAAAAAGATCGAACTAACACAGGTACGATCTCTTATTTTGGCACTCAAAGTCGATATGATTTACGTGAAGGATTTCCATTATTAACAACTAAGAAAATGGCTTGAAAAGCAATTTGCCATGAATTATTATGATTTCTTAAAGGTGATACGAATATCAAGTACTTGGTTGATCATAATGTGAACATTTGGAACGAATGACCTTATGAAGCTTTTAAGAAATCAAATGACTTTAAAGGAGAGAGCTTACAAGACTTCGTTGAGAAAATTAAAACTGATAACCAATTTGCTCAACAATACGGAAAACTAGGCCCTGTGTATGGAAAACAATGACGTGACTTTAATGGCGTTGATCAAATTGAGTGAGTTATCAACGAAATTAAAACTAACCCGTTTTCACGTCGTTTAATAGTAAGTGCGTGAAATCCTGGTGAAATAAAAGAGATGGCCCTACCACCTTGTCATAGTTTTTTCCAGTTCTTTGTTAATGAAAAATATGAAATTTCACTGCAACTATACCAAAGAAGTGGGGACCTATTCTTAGGCGTGCCTTTTAATATTGCTTCTTATAGTTTGTTACTTTTAATGGTTGCTCAAGTAACTGGGTTAAAACCTGCTGAATTTATCCATACAATTGGGGATACCCACATCTATTCAAACCACCTTGAACAAGTAAAAATTCAACTACAAAGAGAACCTAAAAAACTTCCTAAAGTAACCCTAAACCCTGATATTAAAAATATCTTTGATTTTAGATTCGAAGATATCAGTTTAGAAAACTATGAACACCATGACCCAATCAAAGGAAAGGTAGCTGTTTAATGATTAAATTGATAGTAGCAATGGATGAAGCCAATCTAATTGGTAAAAAAGATAAAATGCCATGACACATCAAAGAAGAGTTTGAGCATTTTAGAAAAACCACGATTGGCCATGCTTTATTATTTGGTAAAACAACTTTTTTAGGTTTACCTGGAAAATTAGAGAATCGTAAGCATTATGTTTTCAGCAGAAAAGATCAGATTTCAAATGCTGATGAAACAATTCGTAGCGAAAAAGAGTTACTAGAGTTATTTAAAGCATATAAGGATAGTCAAGATATCTTGTTTATAGCTGGAGGCAAATACATTTATGAACATTATTATCAGTATGCTGATGAACTCATTATTTCACGAATTAAAAACAAGTATGAAGGTGATGTTTATCTTAATCTAGATCTTTCTAATTATTTTTTAATGAATGTAGAAGAAAATAGCAAATTTACTGTAGAATTTTGATTAAAAAAATCTGATAACAATAAAACAAATGCCAACGTAATAAGTTGGGATGAATACTTTATGATGTTAGCTAACGTATCAGCTATGAGATCTAAAGATCCATCAACTCAAGTTGGCGCTTGTATTGTCAATAAGAAGAAATACGTGATTGGCTTAGGATACAACGGAATGCATAAAGGTCTTGATAATATCTTTCCATGAGATAGAACTAATCAAGATAGTGCTAAAACTAAATATCCTTATGTAGTTCACGCTGAAATCAACGCAATTCTTAATACAAGTACAGTTATTGAAGACTGCACACTTTATACCAACTTATTCCCTTGTTCAAATTGCGCTAAAACCATAGTGCAAAGTGGAATAGTTGAAGTTGTTTATGAAGATAATAAATATGAACATCTTCCAGATAATAAAATATCTACCCATATTCTAAAGAGTTCAAATATCAAACTTAGACAACATAAAACAAGACACAAGATTACTGAGAAAGATAAATAGTTATAAAAAAAATAATAATGCGCTCGCATTATTATTTTTTATTGACATTACTTAAGTTTAAAACGCCGATTAAGCAAATTATATTTTTGCTATTTTTCTTCAATTTTGCGCCATAAAATGATTTTTTTTTGAATTTTGATTTGTTTAAATAAGTCTTAGTTGTCCCTAATAAATGTACGTTCTTAAAGCTAATATCATTATTAAAGGTTGCACCGTATAAAACCATTCAAGGGATGTATTAGCTTAGCTTTAGTTCATTGATTTATCTTAGTTAGTAAACTTTTACATTCTTAGATGTTTTATTAAACTTTTAGCTCAAAGAGAAATGACTTATTTTTAAGTCAACTAGTAGACAATAACGATATCTACTATTACTTTAGAAGACTGAGGTAAAAACATAAATATCATCAACGAAAATTAGTGTTAATGATTTTAAAGGCAAAGAAATCTCTTATTTATTACAAGATAAAGCACGGAGAAAACCACTCAGATTTAAAATAAGAACAAAAAAACCTCAAAAGAACTTTTGAGGTTTTAAAGTAATGTTTTTGTCTTAAAAATAACTACTTATTTAGACGTTTTTGTTGTTCTTCGTATTTTTGAACAACTTTGTGTAGCTTTTCAAGGTTTGCCTTATCGATGATTTTCCTATCAAAATTGTAAGCACCTTTTTCATTAAGAATCTGAATTACTTCTTTAGCTTTTAAATACTCTTCTTGAGTTACTGAATAAACTTAATCAATTCATTCAAGGTGTTTAGGGTGAATTGATGTTTTATACGTAATGACGTTTATTTTATTGTGAAAACTTTTTGTTGGTTGT
The nucleotide sequence above comes from Mycoplasmoides gallisepticum. Encoded proteins:
- a CDS encoding thymidylate synthase, producing MKTYLDLLEKVMTKGEVKKDRTNTGTISYFGTQSRYDLREGFPLLTTKKMAWKAICHELLWFLKGDTNIKYLVDHNVNIWNEWPYEAFKKSNDFKGESLQDFVEKIKTDNQFAQQYGKLGPVYGKQWRDFNGVDQIEWVINEIKTNPFSRRLIVSAWNPGEIKEMALPPCHSFFQFFVNEKYEISLQLYQRSGDLFLGVPFNIASYSLLLLMVAQVTGLKPAEFIHTIGDTHIYSNHLEQVKIQLQREPKKLPKVTLNPDIKNIFDFRFEDISLENYEHHDPIKGKVAV
- the nrdF gene encoding class 1b ribonucleoside-diphosphate reductase subunit beta, encoding MSNNNKYYDKSFSPLGYVANGQKGVMRSINWNVINDPKDLEVWTRVTQNFWLPEKIPVSNDLKSWNELTPEWKQLVTRTFTGLTLLDTIQCTLGDIAQIPNSLTDHEQFVYANFSFMVGVHARSYGTIFSTLNTSDEIEEAHEWVINNEKLQARAKFLVPYYTSDDPLKSKIAAALMPGFLLYGGFYLPFYLAARGKLPNTSDIIRLILRDKVIHNYYSGYKYRLKVQKLPKEKQEEYKKFVFEILYKLIELEKDFLRELYDGFGLADEAIAFSLYNAGKFLQNCGYESPFTPEETKISPEVFAQLSARADENHDFFSGNGSSYIMGVTEETQDDDWEF
- the nrdE gene encoding class 1b ribonucleoside-diphosphate reductase subunit alpha, translated to MSDSFKEANGYLAYNAMSKLDEGKNSVLNDAKAVALYMQVHVKPRTKKFNSIHERMDYLIKNDFYEKEVVENVSKEQLEELYGVIKEFDHEFPSFMGAFKFYNSYCLKSNDGKEFYETYSERCLMNALFLGGKNFQNVKNILIEILSGRFQPATPTFLNAGKKQRGEYVSCYLLRVEDNMESIGRAIVTSLQLSKRGGGVALCLTNLREFGAPIKNIEGQASGVIPVMKILEDSFSYANQLGQRPGVGVAYLHAHHPDVMVFLDSKRENADEKIRIKSLALGLVVPDITFELAKNNEQMALFSPYDVQREYGKPFSDIKVTEEYHNMVNNPRIKKTYISARKFFQTIAELHFESGYPYLLFDDTVNNRNPNAGRIVMSNLCSEIVQSSTSTEYNEDFSIKKLGQDISCNLGSVNIDKMMRSAERFEDSVYYAIKSLDHVSKSANLDCAPSVKNGNANNHALGLGAMNLHGFLATHEIYYDSPEALEFTDFFFYTLAYYAFKASNRLAVEQKQTYANFKTSKYADGSYFDKYTKCDPNTYVIKNPKIKEIFSNYKIKVPTQADWQALTEEIKKTGLANAHLLAIAPTGSISYLSSCTPSIQPVVAPVEVRKEGKIGRVYSLAYKLNEHNYKYYKDGAYELGPNPYIDICAQAQKHVDQAISLTLFMNDTATTRDLNKAYIRAYKSKCASVYYVRVRQNVLEDSENLDWAKDQASTVDCEACQI
- a CDS encoding dihydrofolate reductase, coding for MIKLIVAMDEANLIGKKDKMPWHIKEEFEHFRKTTIGHALLFGKTTFLGLPGKLENRKHYVFSRKDQISNADETIRSEKELLELFKAYKDSQDILFIAGGKYIYEHYYQYADELIISRIKNKYEGDVYLNLDLSNYFLMNVEENSKFTVEFWLKKSDNNKTNANVISWDEYFMMLANVSAMRSKDPSTQVGACIVNKKKYVIGLGYNGMHKGLDNIFPWDRTNQDSAKTKYPYVVHAEINAILNTSTVIEDCTLYTNLFPCSNCAKTIVQSGIVEVVYEDNKYEHLPDNKISTHILKSSNIKLRQHKTRHKITEKDK
- the nrdI gene encoding class Ib ribonucleoside-diphosphate reductase assembly flavoprotein NrdI, translating into MENTPKLNVPKRKPTGEMRVVYFSSTTENTKKFCDKLGLPATRIPIKLSEEIEVDYDYVLICPTYAGGLDDFKGSVPRQVIKFLNKVQNREHCVGVVASGNTNFGETFGLAGHVLRAKLHVPLLHVFELIGTKYDEELVRERIHKLWNWEE